One Ignavibacterium sp. DNA segment encodes these proteins:
- a CDS encoding HU family DNA-binding protein: MTKADIVDRVAAGTGLTKLETEAIIEGFFTTVIEALKEGKGIEIRGFGSYKVKKKNARTARNPKTGEKVFVDEHFVPTFKFSKEFKEIVKTGLADKL, encoded by the coding sequence ATGACAAAAGCTGATATTGTAGATAGAGTTGCAGCAGGCACAGGGCTGACAAAACTTGAAACTGAGGCAATTATTGAAGGATTCTTTACTACTGTGATTGAAGCATTGAAAGAAGGGAAAGGCATCGAAATTCGTGGCTTTGGAAGTTATAAGGTTAAAAAGAAAAATGCCAGAACTGCCAGAAATCCAAAAACCGGTGAAAAGGTTTTTGTTGATGAACATTTTGTTCCTACTTTTAAGTTTTCTAAAGAATTTAAAGAAATCGTTAAAACCGGTCTTGCCGATAAATTATAA
- a CDS encoding tetratricopeptide repeat protein, producing MSKFCNQCGSKLEINHKFCPECGAKIAFNKNSKSGADNNQNISTVNGKTLNPKIIYGVLIGGIVVIAVIMFSSGMLDSSSGVVSSVNQNEQQEVTNSGVNLNSLQAINELEAKVKQNPDDQQSLLELAHLKNDSGLFEAAIQNYKTYLEKNPADADARVDMGVCYFNLRDYPNAIKEMEAALKYVPNHQIAHLNLGVVNLSAGNLSKSKEWLQKAYDLNPTNEIGQKAEQLLKNH from the coding sequence ATGTCTAAGTTTTGTAATCAATGCGGAAGTAAATTAGAAATAAATCATAAGTTTTGTCCGGAGTGTGGTGCTAAAATAGCTTTTAATAAAAACTCTAAATCCGGAGCTGATAACAATCAAAATATTTCTACTGTCAATGGAAAAACTTTAAATCCAAAAATTATTTACGGAGTTTTAATTGGCGGTATTGTTGTAATTGCAGTTATTATGTTTTCATCTGGAATGCTGGATTCTTCAAGTGGAGTTGTAAGTTCTGTTAATCAAAATGAACAGCAGGAAGTAACTAATTCGGGTGTAAATCTGAATAGTCTGCAGGCGATCAACGAGCTTGAAGCAAAAGTAAAGCAAAATCCGGATGACCAGCAGAGTCTTCTTGAACTTGCACATTTAAAGAATGATTCAGGTTTGTTTGAAGCTGCAATACAGAATTACAAAACATATCTTGAAAAAAATCCTGCCGATGCCGATGCAAGGGTAGATATGGGAGTATGTTATTTTAACTTAAGAGATTATCCAAATGCAATTAAGGAGATGGAAGCGGCACTAAAGTATGTGCCTAATCATCAGATAGCTCACTTAAATTTAGGAGTTGTAAATTTATCTGCGGGTAATCTTTCAAAATCAAAAGAGTGGCTGCAAAAAGCTTACGATCTAAATCCGACAAACGAGATCGGGCAAAAAGCAGAACAGTTATTGAAAAATCATTGA
- a CDS encoding peptidylprolyl isomerase, which yields MKKIIFICLLLFISGCKVFQPEESNFVPPSLIKQSELPPLQLLNFLDSYEFTCEMRVNCCGDVVNAKILTTSGDAEWDSLACLSILNWKYTPAIYEGRAIELTIKRRVRIVIEEPQFYSLAEIEIQNYHKADSVYKALLAGADFAWLCINCSCSQSKERNGLLGRVNINYFNNEIKTQIAALKEGEFTKPIVYGEHYIIYKRLE from the coding sequence ATGAAAAAGATAATTTTCATTTGTCTATTATTATTCATCTCGGGCTGTAAAGTTTTTCAACCCGAAGAGTCAAATTTTGTTCCTCCTTCTCTTATTAAGCAATCAGAACTGCCTCCACTTCAATTGTTAAACTTTCTGGATAGTTATGAATTCACCTGCGAGATGAGGGTAAATTGTTGTGGAGATGTGGTAAATGCCAAGATACTTACAACCAGCGGAGATGCTGAATGGGACTCGCTTGCCTGTCTCTCAATATTAAACTGGAAATACACTCCAGCTATCTACGAAGGACGTGCAATTGAACTTACTATTAAAAGAAGGGTTAGAATAGTAATTGAAGAACCTCAATTCTATTCACTTGCAGAAATTGAAATCCAAAATTACCATAAAGCAGATTCTGTTTATAAAGCATTGCTCGCAGGTGCTGATTTTGCCTGGCTCTGTATTAATTGTTCTTGTAGTCAATCAAAAGAAAGAAATGGTTTGCTTGGAAGAGTTAATATAAATTACTTTAACAATGAAATAAAAACTCAGATAGCAGCTCTGAAAGAAGGTGAGTTTACTAAACCGATCGTTTATGGTGAGCATTATATTATTTATAAAAGACTGGAGTAA
- a CDS encoding response regulator transcription factor produces the protein MKTATIKILVADDHTLFRQGIIKLLEEHKEYHVIAEAENGKDLIEKYFNNCPDIVLTDIAMPELTGIQAVEEILKRDRNTKALFLSMYDTEEYVYHVLKSGGMGLVNKNILDEELVYAISKVSNGEKYFGKNWNDASLSSLFQNYEKKFSEETKHLIDLNFREEQILKMIMEGITSKEMAEKMSLSKKTIDYYRSNLLRKFDTKTQIELVKCGMLYFSKRNSENVI, from the coding sequence ATGAAGACAGCAACAATTAAAATATTAGTAGCAGATGATCATACCTTGTTCAGACAAGGTATTATTAAGCTTTTGGAAGAACATAAAGAGTACCATGTTATCGCTGAAGCTGAAAACGGAAAAGACCTGATAGAAAAATATTTTAATAATTGTCCCGATATTGTTCTTACTGATATTGCTATGCCTGAGCTTACCGGAATACAAGCAGTGGAAGAGATTCTTAAACGGGATAGAAATACTAAAGCGTTATTTCTTTCTATGTATGATACTGAAGAATATGTTTACCACGTACTTAAATCAGGCGGAATGGGATTAGTTAACAAAAACATATTGGATGAGGAATTAGTGTATGCGATTTCAAAAGTGAGTAATGGAGAAAAATATTTTGGCAAAAACTGGAACGATGCTTCACTCAGTTCATTATTCCAGAATTATGAGAAAAAATTCAGTGAAGAAACAAAACACTTAATTGATCTTAACTTCAGAGAAGAGCAAATACTTAAAATGATAATGGAAGGTATTACAAGTAAAGAAATGGCAGAAAAAATGTCATTAAGTAAAAAGACAATTGATTATTATAGATCGAACTTATTAAGAAAATTTGACACTAAGACTCAAATAGAACTTGTAAAATGCGGCATGCTGTATTTTTCAAAAAGAAATAGTGAAAATGTTATATGA
- a CDS encoding sensor histidine kinase → MLVLIQNSSEFNDYLKSFPSTYNPVFISILIFILVLAIIYISYKGIYIPMIKKHKKDKKQFEVTTEKILSMFSELDPNPIVRISQDGLIINLNESAKNRFTYLKINESYINSIISGIDLQIADIINNDKSFILPLEINDRYYDINFHGISFLGMAQLYFWDTTEQKEYDRQMTHYQNLLRNSSAHLQKVIEEERNRLSRVLHDSIAQNLLLIKLNVNNYKKFLNSGLIEEEYYRTINILDSTLKDVRELAHNLKPLNIEELGLETVVRSMCNNVAREGKYKYQLQFPEQPLHLPKNIEICIFRVIQESINNMIRHAKATSFTINLFFEETALVLFISDDGIGFKPKKLLNEKYISDGLGMMNMQESVEKLKGSFQIDSSNNSGTIIIAAFPIEVLMTNEDSNN, encoded by the coding sequence TTGTTAGTATTAATCCAAAATTCATCTGAGTTTAATGATTATCTAAAATCATTTCCTAGTACGTACAATCCGGTTTTTATATCTATACTTATTTTTATTCTTGTTCTTGCCATTATCTATATTTCATATAAAGGCATTTACATCCCGATGATCAAAAAACATAAGAAAGATAAAAAGCAATTTGAGGTAACAACAGAAAAAATTCTTTCTATGTTTTCAGAACTTGACCCGAATCCTATTGTCAGAATTAGCCAGGATGGTTTAATTATTAATTTGAATGAATCTGCTAAAAACAGATTTACTTATCTTAAGATAAATGAGAGTTACATTAATTCAATTATATCCGGAATTGATCTGCAGATAGCAGATATAATAAATAATGATAAATCTTTTATCCTTCCTCTGGAAATAAATGACAGATATTATGATATTAATTTTCACGGTATATCCTTCCTTGGCATGGCACAACTTTATTTTTGGGATACAACCGAGCAGAAGGAATATGATCGGCAAATGACTCACTATCAAAATCTTTTAAGAAATTCTTCTGCACATTTACAAAAAGTAATAGAAGAAGAAAGAAACCGGCTTTCAAGAGTATTACACGATTCAATCGCCCAGAATTTATTATTGATTAAACTAAATGTTAATAACTATAAAAAGTTTTTGAATTCTGGATTAATTGAAGAAGAATATTACAGAACAATTAATATTCTTGATTCTACATTAAAAGATGTAAGAGAGCTTGCTCATAATTTAAAACCTTTGAATATTGAAGAGCTTGGTCTAGAAACTGTTGTAAGATCAATGTGTAATAATGTTGCACGCGAAGGTAAGTATAAATATCAATTACAGTTTCCTGAACAGCCATTGCATTTGCCTAAAAATATTGAGATATGTATTTTCAGAGTTATTCAGGAGTCAATTAATAACATGATAAGACATGCAAAAGCTACATCATTTACAATTAATCTGTTTTTTGAAGAGACTGCGCTGGTATTGTTTATTTCTGATGATGGGATTGGATTTAAACCCAAAAAACTGCTAAATGAAAAATATATTTCTGATGGTCTTGGAATGATGAACATGCAGGAAAGTGTTGAAAAACTTAAAGGCAGTTTTCAAATTGATTCTTCAAATAACAGCGGGACAATAATAATTGCAGCTTTTCCAATTGAAGTATTGATGACAAATGAAGACAGCAACAATTAA
- the mraZ gene encoding division/cell wall cluster transcriptional repressor MraZ, with amino-acid sequence MFRGQFTYSMDSKGRIAIPAKLRKHISAEANETFVMTRGLSNCIDLYPLDEWVKIEQALLNLNSFQPDDARFIRMFVQFASEDVMDVQSRIMIPPALISYAAIEKEVLILGALKKIEVWNPKVYEDYLSQSPQTYEQIAAKVMASK; translated from the coding sequence ATGTTTAGAGGTCAATTTACATATTCAATGGACTCTAAGGGCAGGATTGCAATTCCTGCTAAACTTAGAAAACACATATCTGCCGAAGCAAATGAAACGTTTGTGATGACCAGAGGTCTGTCTAATTGCATCGATTTGTATCCTTTAGACGAGTGGGTGAAGATTGAACAAGCATTGCTTAATCTTAACTCGTTTCAACCGGATGATGCAAGATTTATTAGAATGTTCGTTCAATTCGCTTCAGAAGATGTAATGGATGTTCAATCTAGAATAATGATCCCACCAGCGCTTATTAGTTATGCAGCAATTGAAAAAGAGGTTTTGATTTTAGGTGCTTTGAAAAAAATTGAAGTCTGGAATCCAAAAGTATATGAAGATTATCTTAGCCAATCGCCGCAAACTTATGAACAGATTGCAGCAAAAGTTATGGCAAGTAAATGA
- the rsmH gene encoding 16S rRNA (cytosine(1402)-N(4))-methyltransferase RsmH: MIEHHIPVMLFESLDLLITDQSGVYFDATLGFGGHTTEILKRLTNYGRIVAADVDTDAFEYSQKKFSKEDRVSIYNFNFSFIDVITKIESLKYFDGVIADLGVSSFQLDNPESGFTFRADAPLDLRMDKTKEITAADIINSYSEEDLADILFKYGEEKNSRKIARSIVQKRLLKKIETTRDITEIISELVPEIYLRKSLARIFQALRIYVNDELGNLKLFLENSVNVLKKGGRIVVISYHSLEDRIVKDFFKGETVVNLSPKEDPLGLVKREARLKLINKKPIVPSENEIKNNYRARSAKLRAAERL; encoded by the coding sequence ATGATAGAGCATCATATTCCTGTGATGCTTTTTGAAAGTCTGGACCTTTTAATAACTGATCAATCAGGTGTTTACTTTGATGCGACACTTGGTTTTGGAGGACATACAACTGAAATTCTCAAACGGCTGACTAATTACGGGAGAATTGTAGCAGCCGATGTTGATACAGATGCGTTTGAATATTCACAGAAAAAATTTTCAAAAGAAGATAGAGTTAGTATTTACAATTTTAATTTTTCATTTATTGATGTGATTACAAAAATAGAATCATTAAAATATTTCGATGGTGTAATTGCTGATCTTGGTGTTTCATCATTTCAACTTGATAATCCTGAATCCGGATTTACTTTTCGTGCTGATGCACCATTGGATTTACGAATGGATAAGACAAAAGAAATTACGGCTGCAGATATAATTAACAGCTATAGTGAAGAAGATCTTGCTGACATTCTTTTTAAATATGGCGAAGAGAAGAATTCCAGGAAAATAGCGCGAAGTATAGTTCAGAAAAGACTGTTAAAAAAAATTGAAACTACAAGAGATATTACTGAAATAATTAGTGAACTGGTTCCTGAAATCTATCTCAGAAAATCTTTAGCAAGGATATTTCAGGCTTTAAGAATATATGTTAATGATGAACTTGGTAACCTTAAACTTTTTCTGGAAAACTCTGTTAACGTATTAAAAAAGGGAGGAAGGATTGTTGTTATCAGTTATCATTCTCTTGAAGATAGAATTGTTAAAGATTTTTTCAAAGGTGAAACAGTAGTAAACCTTAGTCCAAAAGAAGATCCTCTTGGACTGGTAAAAAGAGAAGCCAGATTAAAACTGATAAATAAAAAACCAATTGTTCCATCTGAAAACGAAATTAAAAATAATTATCGCGCCAGAAGTGCTAAATTAAGAGCAGCTGAGAGATTATGA
- a CDS encoding penicillin-binding protein, producing the protein MNNNRALFVILVLLIIFITLVVRLVNIQILKSEEYSYNAQKQQTKLETIQAESGLIYDRNNILLVYNRTDISFYADLRMLKQKDKNDIARLFAKKFNKSVNYYLNLLKGNKKTVTIEKKVQSELAESLKKIKKDGFFFREESSRVNHYNSLASHILGYISSDGQYVMGISEYFKEDLKGVDGSRLVQRDALGRIVTVVDESITPAVSGDHFYLTIDKNYQQILEDEVRKGIKDYSAVSGTAIMMNPNTGEILALTNIEDYDPNEYWKANDFQRRNRAITDTYEPGSTFKSFTLASLLDQNLCRLGETLNLENGKYKLNSVNIRDTHPFNKLSVAGIFEQSSNIGFAKLVQRIDNERFFKYLRGFGFGNTTSITLPGETSGKLRKPNEWSKVSKTYLSFGYEVSVTPVQMAAAYCALINGGVLYEPQLVQRQISANGELINEFKPKEIRKVISEKTSEVIKNLLGDVVNNGTGKKAKSDLITIGGKTGTSQKLVDGVYSKQHYNSSFVGFFPVENPQVVCLILINSPDQGKYGGLVAAPIFKNVAERIVQTDNEKFQQYLNPNSSLKPKFVEEKQDDFKKQELKHKSKNIKEVKLSSNNKMPDLINCQVKDAINVLTMMGIKYKIKGSGVVVSQSITANKKLIGDEICYLECAEYFVKGASF; encoded by the coding sequence ATGAACAATAATCGTGCTCTATTTGTAATACTGGTTTTACTGATCATCTTTATCACTTTGGTGGTAAGGTTAGTAAACATTCAGATACTTAAATCTGAAGAGTACTCTTATAACGCACAAAAGCAGCAGACCAAATTAGAAACCATTCAGGCTGAAAGCGGATTGATCTATGATCGAAACAATATTCTGTTAGTTTATAATCGTACTGATATCTCTTTTTATGCTGATTTACGGATGCTGAAACAAAAAGATAAAAATGATATTGCCCGCTTGTTTGCAAAAAAGTTTAATAAAAGTGTTAATTACTATCTGAACTTGTTAAAGGGAAATAAAAAAACTGTTACAATCGAAAAGAAAGTACAATCTGAATTAGCAGAATCACTGAAGAAAATAAAAAAAGATGGATTTTTCTTCCGTGAAGAATCTTCTAGAGTAAACCACTATAATAGTCTTGCATCCCATATTCTGGGATATATTAGCAGTGATGGACAGTATGTGATGGGTATTTCTGAGTACTTTAAAGAAGATCTTAAAGGTGTTGATGGTTCAAGGTTAGTTCAAAGGGATGCACTTGGTCGCATTGTAACTGTTGTTGATGAAAGTATTACGCCAGCAGTATCAGGCGATCATTTTTATCTTACAATTGATAAGAATTATCAGCAGATACTGGAAGATGAAGTTAGAAAAGGAATTAAAGATTATTCAGCCGTTTCAGGCACAGCAATAATGATGAATCCAAATACCGGTGAAATACTTGCACTTACAAATATCGAAGATTATGACCCGAATGAATATTGGAAAGCTAATGATTTTCAGAGAAGAAACAGAGCAATAACAGATACTTATGAACCCGGATCTACATTCAAATCTTTTACTTTAGCATCATTGCTCGATCAAAATCTTTGCAGGCTCGGTGAAACGCTTAATCTTGAAAACGGCAAGTATAAATTAAATTCTGTAAACATAAGAGATACTCATCCATTTAATAAACTCAGTGTTGCAGGAATATTTGAGCAGTCCAGCAATATTGGATTTGCTAAACTTGTGCAGAGAATTGATAATGAAAGATTCTTTAAATATTTACGCGGCTTTGGATTTGGAAACACAACTTCCATTACTTTGCCGGGAGAAACATCCGGGAAACTCCGCAAACCGAATGAGTGGTCAAAAGTCTCTAAAACATATCTGTCTTTTGGTTATGAAGTTTCTGTTACTCCAGTTCAAATGGCAGCAGCATATTGTGCTCTTATAAATGGCGGTGTTTTATACGAACCTCAATTAGTTCAAAGACAAATTTCTGCAAATGGTGAATTAATAAACGAGTTTAAACCGAAAGAAATCAGAAAAGTAATTTCAGAAAAAACATCTGAAGTTATAAAAAATCTTTTAGGTGATGTAGTTAATAATGGTACCGGAAAAAAGGCAAAATCTGATCTTATTACTATTGGTGGTAAAACTGGCACATCACAAAAACTTGTTGATGGAGTTTATTCGAAACAGCATTATAACTCTTCATTTGTTGGATTTTTTCCGGTTGAAAACCCACAGGTTGTTTGTCTGATACTAATTAACTCTCCCGATCAAGGGAAATATGGTGGTTTAGTAGCTGCACCAATATTTAAGAATGTTGCTGAGAGGATAGTTCAAACAGATAACGAAAAATTTCAACAATATCTGAATCCAAATTCTTCATTAAAACCAAAATTTGTTGAAGAAAAACAAGATGATTTCAAGAAGCAGGAATTAAAACATAAATCAAAAAATATTAAAGAAGTAAAATTATCTTCAAATAATAAAATGCCTGATCTGATCAACTGCCAGGTTAAAGATGCAATCAATGTACTTACAATGATGGGCATTAAGTATAAAATTAAAGGCTCAGGTGTAGTTGTTTCTCAAAGCATCACTGCAAATAAGAAATTAATTGGAGATGAGATTTGTTATCTGGAATGTGCTGAATACTTTGTTAAAGGGGCATCGTTTTAA
- a CDS encoding UDP-N-acetylmuramoyl-L-alanyl-D-glutamate--2,6-diaminopimelate ligase encodes MELTQLINSVSSIQITGNVQRKDVADIVYDSRKVQKNSVFVAIKGFSNDGHRFLLEAITKGAIAVVVENNEALPDDLITHSQIAKILVKDSRKALAELSKGFYKNPTSTLKLIGITGTNGKTTSAFILKNIFQSNGYKSGLIGTIANYIGNEKVDSKLTTPESNDLNKMFYEMIQAGCEYAVMEVSSHSLVLNRVYGLDFKTAVFSNITSDHLDFHKSFDDYLKAKKILFDNLNSNSFAIINKDDKNSGQIVNDSRAEVFTYGISDGSDFKIKNIIYDLTGTDFTITHKNVDYKIHTSLIGVFNAYNAASAFAAALCLGFSTDKIVKGIESVPQVPGRFEVLGKGKKKIIVDYSHTADSLEKALQAIREIVKDKKQVVTVFGCGGDRDKTKRPLMGKIASELSDKVFVTSDNPRTENPISIIEDIKKGISKNNFEIEQNREEAIKKAIQNSNESAVVLIAGKGHESYQEINGVRNHFSDQEVALKYLV; translated from the coding sequence ATGGAATTAACACAGTTGATAAATAGCGTAAGCTCAATTCAGATTACAGGAAATGTTCAGCGTAAAGATGTTGCTGATATTGTTTATGATTCAAGAAAGGTACAAAAGAATTCAGTTTTTGTTGCTATTAAGGGATTTAGTAATGATGGTCACAGATTCTTGCTGGAGGCTATAACTAAAGGAGCGATTGCAGTTGTTGTTGAAAATAATGAAGCATTACCTGATGATTTAATAACTCATTCTCAGATTGCCAAAATACTTGTTAAAGACAGCAGAAAAGCCCTGGCTGAATTATCAAAAGGATTTTATAAAAATCCTACAAGCACTTTAAAGTTAATTGGAATAACAGGTACAAATGGAAAGACTACATCTGCTTTTATTTTGAAAAACATCTTTCAAAGTAATGGATATAAAAGCGGACTGATCGGAACTATCGCAAATTATATCGGTAATGAAAAAGTTGACTCAAAATTAACAACACCGGAATCGAATGACCTTAACAAAATGTTTTACGAAATGATTCAAGCCGGCTGCGAATATGCGGTAATGGAAGTTTCATCTCATTCATTAGTGTTAAACAGAGTATATGGTTTAGATTTTAAGACAGCAGTGTTTTCAAATATAACTTCTGACCATCTGGATTTTCACAAATCATTTGATGATTACCTTAAGGCAAAGAAGATTTTATTTGATAACCTAAACAGCAATTCGTTTGCAATCATTAATAAAGATGATAAAAACTCCGGGCAGATTGTAAATGATTCCAGGGCAGAAGTTTTTACTTATGGAATAAGCGATGGATCAGATTTTAAAATAAAAAATATAATTTACGATTTAACAGGAACCGATTTTACTATTACTCATAAAAATGTTGATTATAAAATTCACACTTCATTAATTGGAGTGTTTAATGCTTACAATGCAGCATCTGCATTTGCTGCAGCTCTTTGTTTAGGCTTTAGTACTGATAAAATAGTAAAAGGGATAGAATCAGTTCCTCAGGTTCCGGGAAGATTTGAAGTTTTAGGTAAAGGAAAGAAAAAGATTATTGTTGATTATTCACATACTGCTGATAGCCTTGAAAAAGCACTGCAAGCAATCAGAGAAATAGTAAAAGACAAAAAACAAGTTGTAACAGTTTTTGGATGCGGCGGTGACAGAGATAAAACTAAAAGACCGCTTATGGGAAAAATTGCAAGTGAGCTTAGTGATAAAGTATTTGTTACATCAGATAATCCAAGGACTGAAAATCCAATTTCAATTATTGAAGATATTAAAAAAGGAATTTCCAAAAATAACTTTGAGATTGAACAGAACAGGGAAGAGGCGATTAAAAAAGCTATTCAAAATTCTAATGAGAGTGCAGTAGTTTTAATTGCAGGTAAAGGACACGAAAGTTATCAGGAGATAAATGGAGTCAGAAATCATTTTTCTGATCAGGAAGTAGCATTAAAGTATTTAGTTTGA
- the murF gene encoding UDP-N-acetylmuramoyl-tripeptide--D-alanyl-D-alanine ligase: MKRTYLNIKDIFNIPTAVIHNPDVFKTIYNVSIDSRTVKKNTLFIAVKGQRFDGHNFINEAVKKGAVAVIVNENNFKNLSEIDIPVITVKDTTKALGDIAKIWRLKLKTKIIGITGSAGKTTTKEILAALLSEKFKVNKTIANNNNHIGVPLTILSTNEKHNILVAELGTNHFGEIPYTASILSPDFALITNIGDSHLEYFKNRKGVLKEKSALFNETIKRNGKVFINNDDKLLKEIGKKIKSKVSFALDEKADYKTKILGYDKSVMPHIVIKNKKKLFDAVLPVIGEKNVLNFTSAFAIASELGLTDLQIKNALKKVKTYRKRLEVKNYRKFTLINDTYNANPDSMRSSFDVLNKIQSRKRRIAVIGDMFELGNESKAKHLDLADLINKTQTDEIYSIGKMMKLMDKKLNGKTKTHQHFTQRESLKNILKKIDITDSAILIKGSRGMKMEEFVSVIEDRKK; encoded by the coding sequence ATGAAAAGAACATATTTAAATATTAAAGATATTTTTAACATCCCGACAGCAGTGATCCACAATCCTGATGTGTTTAAAACTATTTATAATGTTTCAATTGATTCAAGAACTGTTAAAAAAAATACTTTGTTCATTGCAGTTAAAGGTCAAAGATTTGACGGGCATAATTTTATAAATGAAGCTGTAAAAAAAGGTGCGGTTGCTGTAATAGTAAATGAAAATAATTTTAAAAACTTAAGTGAGATTGATATTCCGGTTATAACCGTTAAGGATACAACAAAAGCTTTAGGAGACATTGCAAAAATCTGGAGACTGAAGCTTAAAACTAAAATAATCGGAATTACCGGAAGCGCTGGCAAAACAACAACAAAAGAGATTCTTGCAGCTTTGCTTTCTGAAAAATTTAAAGTGAACAAAACAATTGCAAATAATAATAATCACATAGGAGTGCCGCTGACAATACTGAGCACTAACGAAAAACATAATATCCTTGTTGCGGAGTTAGGAACAAATCATTTTGGTGAAATACCATATACAGCCTCGATCTTAAGTCCTGACTTTGCACTGATTACAAACATTGGCGATTCGCATCTCGAATATTTTAAAAACCGCAAAGGAGTTTTAAAAGAGAAATCTGCATTATTTAATGAAACAATAAAACGTAATGGAAAAGTATTTATAAACAATGATGATAAACTGCTGAAAGAGATTGGAAAGAAAATAAAAAGTAAAGTATCATTTGCTTTGGATGAAAAGGCAGATTATAAAACAAAGATTTTAGGATACGATAAATCCGTAATGCCGCATATTGTAATCAAGAATAAGAAAAAATTATTTGATGCAGTTTTACCGGTTATTGGCGAGAAAAATGTATTAAACTTTACTTCAGCATTTGCAATTGCATCTGAACTTGGTCTAACTGATTTACAAATAAAAAATGCATTAAAGAAAGTAAAAACTTATAGAAAAAGATTAGAAGTTAAGAATTATAGAAAATTTACTCTAATCAACGACACTTATAATGCAAACCCTGATTCAATGAGATCTTCATTTGATGTATTAAATAAGATTCAATCACGCAAAAGAAGAATTGCAGTAATCGGTGATATGTTTGAACTCGGAAATGAATCAAAAGCCAAGCATTTAGATCTTGCAGACTTAATTAATAAAACACAAACTGATGAAATTTACTCGATTGGTAAAATGATGAAACTGATGGATAAAAAGCTTAATGGTAAAACGAAAACCCATCAGCATTTTACACAGCGGGAATCATTAAAAAATATTTTAAAAAAAATTGATATTACTGATTCTGCAATTTTGATTAAAGGTTCACGCGGAATGAAAATGGAAGAATTTGTTTCAGTAATTGAAGACAGAAAAAAATAA